A window of the Lolium perenne isolate Kyuss_39 chromosome 7, Kyuss_2.0, whole genome shotgun sequence genome harbors these coding sequences:
- the LOC127316221 gene encoding uncharacterized mitochondrial protein AtMg00810-like, which translates to MVCVILSIALSLKWETRQLDVKNAFLHGTLTEVVYCRQTTGFIDSTRPEHVCRLNRSLYGLKQAPRAWYQRFASFIISTGFICSRSDTLIFVLRCAEGTAFLLLYVDDIVLTASSTGLLDRIMASLRSGFAMTNMGSLHYFLGIAVTRDSSGMHLSQAKYAAEILDRAGMTACKSATTPVDTSPKLAATASPPVADPTEYRSLAGALQYLTFTRPDIAYAIQQVCLHMHDTCEQHLAAIKRILHYVKGTLSHGRQLHSSSPDSMITYTDADWAGWPDTRRSTSGFCVYLGDNLVSWSSKRQHTVSRSSTEAKYRAVANVVAEAS; encoded by the coding sequence ATGGTGTGCGTCATTCTCTCCATCGCGCTCTCCCTTAAGTGGGAGACTCGTCAGCTCGATGTCAAGAACGCCTTCCTCCACGGTACTCTCACCGAGGTCGTCTACTGTCGCCAAACCACTGGCTTCATCGACTCGACTCGCCCCGAGCACGTTTGTCGGTTGAACCGTTCTTTATACGGTCTCAAGCAGGCTCCTCGTGCATGGTACCAGCGCTTCGCGAGCTTCATCATCTCGACAGGCTTCATATGCTCGCGCTCAGACACCTTGATATTCGTCCTCCGATGTGCGGAAGGCACGGCCTTCCTCCTCCTCTACGTGGATGACATTGTCCTCACCGCTTCCTCAACTGGACTGCTCGACAGGATCATGGCCTCTCTCCGCTCTGGGTTTGCCATGACCAACATGGGTAGCctccactacttcctcggcatcgcgGTCACCCGCGACTCCTCCGGCATGCATCTCTCGCAAGCCAAGTACGCCGCGGAGATCCTGGACCGGGCAGGCATGACTGCTTGCAAGTCCGCCACGACTCCAGTTGACACGTCACCGAAGCTTGCTGCTACTGCCAGCCCTCCTGTGGCCGACCCCACCGAGTATCGGAGTCTCGCTGGGGCCCTGCAGTACCTCACCTTCACGCGTCCTGACATCGCGTATGCTATTCAGCAGGTGTGTCTTCATATGCACGAcacttgtgaacagcatcttgccGCTATTAAGCGCATCTTGCACTACGTCAAGGGTACGCTCTCCCATGGACGCCAGCTTCACTCATCATCACCGGACTCCATGATCACCTACACCGATGCCGACTGGGCTGGTTGGCCCGACACTCGACGCTCTACGTCAGGCTTCTGCGTCTATCTCGGTGATAACCTTGTCTCTTGGTCATCCAAGCGACAACATACGGTCTCTCGCTCCAGCACCGAAGCCAAGTACCGAGCTGTGGCCAATGTCGTCGCTGAGGCCAGCTAG